A single window of candidate division KSB1 bacterium DNA harbors:
- a CDS encoding T9SS type A sorting domain-containing protein, translating into MDVSAITQAYITPVVNNHALHEQFYVDIQVKDAQNLFGVAFKFNFPADKLEALSAEKGDFLGADPVFFPDINNSAGVVSVGISKKSGQPAASGTGIVARIKLKEKPSVTSGITINLSLSEVTANDPSGNPITLTPQNISYVTPNPTSVADRTKQLPEEYVLNPNYPNPFNPTTTISSALPQAGQVLLQIFGTYGRLVKNLVTGHQGAGVHSVDWNAQDEMSIRVASGIYICRLTTGEVVLYRKLILAK; encoded by the coding sequence GTGGATGTCTCTGCTATTACTCAAGCTTATATTACCCCGGTAGTCAATAACCACGCCCTGCACGAGCAATTCTACGTCGATATTCAGGTTAAGGATGCCCAGAACCTGTTCGGTGTGGCGTTCAAATTCAACTTTCCAGCGGATAAACTGGAGGCACTGTCTGCCGAAAAGGGCGATTTTCTGGGAGCAGACCCGGTGTTTTTTCCCGACATCAACAACAGCGCTGGCGTGGTGAGTGTCGGCATCAGCAAAAAGAGCGGTCAGCCGGCCGCCAGTGGCACGGGCATCGTAGCACGGATCAAGTTGAAAGAAAAGCCCTCGGTGACCAGCGGAATAACCATCAACCTTTCTCTGAGCGAGGTCACGGCTAATGATCCTTCAGGCAATCCCATTACTTTGACTCCTCAGAACATCTCGTATGTGACGCCCAATCCCACCTCGGTTGCTGACAGAACCAAACAACTTCCTGAGGAGTATGTCCTGAATCCTAACTATCCCAACCCGTTTAACCCGACGACGACAATTTCCTCCGCCCTGCCCCAGGCCGGACAGGTGCTGTTGCAAATATTTGGTACATATGGCCGTTTGGTAAAGAATCTGGTCACTGGCCATCAAGGAGCAGGGGTTCATTCCGTTGACTGGAATGCTCAGGACGAGATGAGCATTAGAGTGGCCAGTGGGATTTATATCTGTCGGCTGACGACCGGGGAAGTGGTGCTCTATCGCAAATTGATTCTGGCGAAGTAG